A genome region from Prionailurus bengalensis isolate Pbe53 chromosome B4, Fcat_Pben_1.1_paternal_pri, whole genome shotgun sequence includes the following:
- the LOC122473163 gene encoding aldo-keto reductase family 1 member C1-like isoform X1, which produces MSSVKLCSVKLNDGFFMPMLGFGTSAPNKVAKSEVEEAVMKAIDVGYRHFDSAYLYLNEEEIGRAIQKKIADGSVKREDVFYTSKVWGTFLRPELVRTSLEISLRKLQLNYVDLYLIRIPVLLKPGEELFPKDEHGELIFDTVDLCATWEATEKCKDSGLAKSIGASNFNRKQLERILDKPGLRYKPACNQVECHPYLNQSKLLEFCKSQDIVLTAYAALGSNSGKEWLSKNNPVLLEDPVLSAIAARHRRTPAQVALRYQLQRGVVALAKSFNEERMRENFQVRDFQLTPDDMESLDSLNRNIRYFVDPLFSRHPDFPFSDEC; this is translated from the exons ATGAGCTCAGTGAAACTCTGCTCTGTAAAGCTGAACGATGGGTTCTTCATGCCCATGCTGGGATTTGGCACCTCTGCTCCTAATAAG GTTGCTAAGAGTGAGGTGGAAGAGGCTGTCATGAAAGCAATCGATGTAGGCTACCGCCATTTTGACTCCGCTTACTTGTATCTAAATGAAGAAGAGATTGGGAGGGCCATCCAGAAGAAGATCGCTGATGGCTCTGTGAAGAGAGAGGACGTATTCTACACTTCAAAG GTGTGGGGAACCTTTTTACGTCCAGAATTGGTTCGAACCAGCTTGGAAATATCGCTGAGGAAACTTCAGTTGAACTATGTGGATCTTTATCTTATACGTATCCCAGTACTTTTGAAG CCTGGGGAAGAGCTCTTCCCAAAGGACGAACACGGAGAACTCATTTTCGACACAGTGGATCTCTGTGCCACGTGGGAG gccaCGGAGAAGTGTAAGGATTCAGGGCTGGCCAAGTCCATCGGGGCGTCCAACTTCAACCGCAAGCAGCTGGAGAGGATCCTGGACAAGCCCGGCCTCAGGTACAAGCCCGCGTGCAACCAG GTGGAGTGTCACCCTTACCTCAACCAGAGCAAACTGCTGGAGTTCTGCAAGTCCCAGGACATCGTCTTGACTGCGTACGCGGCCTTGGGGTCCAACTCAGGGAAGGAATG GCTGAGCAAGAACAACCCAGTTCTCCTGGAGGATCCAGTGCTCAGTGCCATTGCTGCAAGGCACAGGCGAACCCCAGCCCAGGTGGCCCTGCGCTACCAGCTGCAGCGGGGGGTGGTGGCCCTGGCCAAGAGCTTCAATGAGGAGAGAATGCGGGAGAACTTCCAG GTTCGGGATTTCCAGTTGACACCAGACGACATGGAAAGTCTAGACAGTCTAAACAGGAACATTCGCTATTTTGTAGATCCTTT ATTTAGCCGTCATCCGGATTTCCCATTTTCTGATGAGTGTTAA
- the LOC122473163 gene encoding prostaglandin F synthase 1-like isoform X2: protein MSSVKLCSVKLNDGFFMPMLGFGTSAPNKVAKSEVEEAVMKAIDVGYRHFDSAYLYLNEEEIGRAIQKKIADGSVKREDVFYTSKVWGTFLRPELVRTSLEISLRKLQLNYVDLYLIRIPVLLKPGEELFPKDEHGELIFDTVDLCATWEVECHPYLNQSKLLEFCKSQDIVLTAYAALGSNSGKEWLSKNNPVLLEDPVLSAIAARHRRTPAQVALRYQLQRGVVALAKSFNEERMRENFQVRDFQLTPDDMESLDSLNRNIRYFVDPLFSRHPDFPFSDEC from the exons ATGAGCTCAGTGAAACTCTGCTCTGTAAAGCTGAACGATGGGTTCTTCATGCCCATGCTGGGATTTGGCACCTCTGCTCCTAATAAG GTTGCTAAGAGTGAGGTGGAAGAGGCTGTCATGAAAGCAATCGATGTAGGCTACCGCCATTTTGACTCCGCTTACTTGTATCTAAATGAAGAAGAGATTGGGAGGGCCATCCAGAAGAAGATCGCTGATGGCTCTGTGAAGAGAGAGGACGTATTCTACACTTCAAAG GTGTGGGGAACCTTTTTACGTCCAGAATTGGTTCGAACCAGCTTGGAAATATCGCTGAGGAAACTTCAGTTGAACTATGTGGATCTTTATCTTATACGTATCCCAGTACTTTTGAAG CCTGGGGAAGAGCTCTTCCCAAAGGACGAACACGGAGAACTCATTTTCGACACAGTGGATCTCTGTGCCACGTGGGAG GTGGAGTGTCACCCTTACCTCAACCAGAGCAAACTGCTGGAGTTCTGCAAGTCCCAGGACATCGTCTTGACTGCGTACGCGGCCTTGGGGTCCAACTCAGGGAAGGAATG GCTGAGCAAGAACAACCCAGTTCTCCTGGAGGATCCAGTGCTCAGTGCCATTGCTGCAAGGCACAGGCGAACCCCAGCCCAGGTGGCCCTGCGCTACCAGCTGCAGCGGGGGGTGGTGGCCCTGGCCAAGAGCTTCAATGAGGAGAGAATGCGGGAGAACTTCCAG GTTCGGGATTTCCAGTTGACACCAGACGACATGGAAAGTCTAGACAGTCTAAACAGGAACATTCGCTATTTTGTAGATCCTTTG TTTAGCCGTCATCCGGATTTCCCATTTTCTGATGAGTGTTAA